From Marmota flaviventris isolate mMarFla1 chromosome X, mMarFla1.hap1, whole genome shotgun sequence, the proteins below share one genomic window:
- the Rbmx gene encoding RNA-binding motif protein, X chromosome translates to MVEADRPGKLFIGGLNTETNEKALEAVFGKYGRIVEVLLMKDRETNKSRGFAFVTFESPADAKDAARDMNGKSLDGKAIKVEQATKPSFESGRRGPPPPPRSRGPPRGLRGGRGGSGGTRGPPSRGGHMDDGGYSMHFNMSSSRGPLPVKRGPPPRSGGPPPKRSAPSGPVRSSSGMGGRAPVSRGRDSYGGPPRREPLPSRRDVYLSPRDDGYSTKDSYSSRDYPSSRDTRDYAPPPRDYTYRDYGHSSSRDDYPSRGYSDRDGYGRDRDYSDHPSGGSYRDSYESYGNSRSAPPTRGPPPSYGGSSRYDDYSSSRDGYGGSRDSYSSSRSDLYSSGRDRVGRQERGLPPSMERGYPPPRDSYSSSSRGAPRGGGRGGSRSDRGGGRSRY, encoded by the exons ATGGTTGAAGCAGATCGTCCAGGAAAGCTCTTCATTGGTGGGCTTAATACGGAAACAAATGAGAAAGCCCTTGAAGCAGTATTTGGCAAATATGGACGAATAGTGGAAG TGCTCTTGATGAAAGATCGTGAAACCAACAAATCAAGAGGATTTGCCTTTGTCACCTTTGAAAGTCCAGCAGATGCTAAGGATGCAGCCAGAGACATGAATGGAAAG tCCTTAGATGGAAAAGCCATCAAGGTGGAACAAGCTACCAAACCATCATTTGAAAGTGGTAGACGTGGCCCACCTCCACCTCCAAGAAGCAGAGGCCCTCCCAGAGGtcttagaggaggaagaggaggaagtggaggaacTAGGGGACCTCCCTCTCGTGGAGGGCACATGG ATGATGGTGGTTATTCCATGCATTTTAACATGAGTTCTTCCAGGGGACCTCTTCCAGTAAAAAGAGGACCACCACCAAGAAGTGGGGGTCCTCCTCCTAAAAGATCAGCTCCTTCAGGACCAGTTCGCAGCAGCAGTGGAATGGGAGGAAGAG cTCCTGTATCACGTGGAAGAGATAGTTATGGAGGCCCACCTCGAAGGGAACCCCTGCCCTCTCGTAGAGATGTTTATTTGTCCCCAAGAGATGATGGATATTCTACTAAAGACAG CTATTCAAGCAGAGATTACCCAAGTTCTCGTGACACAAGAGATTATGCACCACCTCCAAGAGATTATACTTACCGTGATTATGGTCATTCCAGTTCACGTGATGACTATCCATCAAGAGGCTATAG tGATAGAGATGGATATGGTCGTGATCGTGATTATTCAGATCATCCAAGTGGAGGTTCCTACAGAGATTCATATGAGAGTTATG GTAACTCACGTAGTGCTCCACCTACACGAGGGCCCCCGCCATCTTATGGTGGAAGCAGTCGCTATGATGATTACAGCAGCTCACGTGACGGATATGGTGGAAGTCGAGACAGTTACTCAAGCAGCCGAAGTGATCTCTACTCAAGTGGTCGTGATCGGGTTGGCAGACAAGAACGAGGGCTTCCCCCTTCTATGGAAAGGGGGTACCCTCCTCCACGTGATTCCTACAGCAGTTCAAGCCGCGGAGCACCAAGAGGTGGTGGCCGTGGAGGAAGCCGATCTGATAGAGGGGGAGGCAGAAGCAGAtactag